Genomic segment of Citrus sinensis cultivar Valencia sweet orange chromosome 7, DVS_A1.0, whole genome shotgun sequence:
TCATTGGCAATGGGTATTTGTGAAGGTATTTGGATTCATCGATTACTTAGAGAGCTGGGAATTATAGATAAGCAACCTATCAGGCTATTATGTGATAACCAGGCAGCAATCAGGATTGCTAAAAACCCAGTGCACCATGATAGGATGAAACATGTTGAGATTGATTGCCACTTCATCCtagagaagataaaaaatagCACTGTCCATATCGTCTACATTCCTACTCAACATCAAATTGCAGACATCCTTACTAAAGCTCTTTCAAGAACTAGATTTGAAGAATTGAATTGCAAGCTAGGCATATACAATTTGTACAACCCAGCTTGAGGGGGAGAGTAGAATCACTGCACATATTAacatttagattttatttatttattattttattacctaATAAGGAGATTTAGTTATTGactaattctaattttagttaGTCTCTTAATTTAGTGGGATTCCTGATTTGAAGGAATTTGCTTCTGATTTAGTGAGCTGGAATACCGGCCATCTTCATAGATATGTATCCTCATGTAGTTCATTGGAATAAGACTAAATGAGAATAACTCTTTTTCTCTGAAATTTACACACACTAAAGAGAAATTACAAGAGAGCTTTTTACAAGAGCTTTAGAGTTTGTGTGTGTGGTGTGGTTATTGAGCAAATAAAGAACTCACCCCTATTTATAGGTGTTGGGTGCTAGTTCTTGAAATTTCCTAGCAAGTTGCATAAATATcttttggacttaaatgcttgATTCTAGAAAACTCTAGGATATTTACAATTGTAGAAAACTCTAGAATTCGGGGCGGGCTTGGATGATTGCTAAGTTAACCACGGCTGGCTAGTTGTGTTGGTGGCCGATTTCTAAGTGCATCCCGCCCTTAGTGCTATTGAGCAAATAAGGAACTCACCCCTATTTATAGGTGTTGGGTGCTAGTTCTTGAAATTTCCTAGCAAGTTGCATAAATATcttttggacttaaatgcttaATTCTAGAAAACTCTAGGATATTTACAATTGTAGAAAACTCTAGAATTCGGGGCGGGCTTGGATGATTGCTAAGCTAACCACGGCTGGCTAGTTGTGTTGGTGGCCGATTTCTAAGTGCATCCCGCCTTTAGTGCTAAGCGCAACCTACTTCTAAGGGCACTTCGGTTTTAGGCGAACTTTTACGAAGTGTATTTGTGCACACAGAATTAGCCTCCATTGATGGCAAATTTGAGCAGCCCGTAACAGTATGATCACTCGCCAAAGCTGAGATAAAATTCTAATCTTGCACTTCAAACCAGTCGAGTCTCACTACCTGAACGTAAAACCTTCAAAACCGCGATTAAGAGTCCAGAATGAATGCAAGCcatgcaaaacaaaatccTAGGTCTCCAGAAAAATCATACATGGTCCTTGGACCCACGACCATGAAACAAAAGTGTCATAGGATCGAAGTAGGTCTACCGTATAAAGTATAAAGAGGATGGCAATGTTTACTATTACAATGCACGACTGGTGGCGAAAGGATTTACTCAAATATATGGCATTGACTTCGATGAGACCTTCAGTCTTGTGGTTAAAGCCACCACCATTCGTCTAATTTTGGCAATTGCAGTTAGTACATGTCAGCAATACCTTTTTACATTGCAAATTGAATGAAATAGCATAAATGGAACAACCTCTTGGCTTCTAAGATGCCACTTACCCTTTATATGTTTGCAAGTTTGCAAAAGCCCTTTTATGGCCTTAGGTACCTAGGGCTTATTTTGAATGCCTTTCAACAGCCCTCATTGATCTTGGCAACAAAGCCGActcatctttatttattttttgctgcAACTTAgtattaattcttatattaatttatgtggATGCACTGGCAAGATTCGATACATCATTCACACATTCAGTTCCAAGTTCACATTAAAAGACTTTAGTAATTTGAAGTACTTCTTTGGCATTGAAATAACGGAATATACTAATGGCATTTTTCCTATCCTAAGCCACGTACACACGTGACCTCGTCATCAAGGCACATGCTTAGATGCTCTTCTATCAAGACCCCCATGGCCGTTAAATCTCGCCCTTTGCTAGACGATGTCGAACCAGTTGATGCCACACACTAATGTGGCATCAACTTCTCAAAGCTTTCAAGGTCTGTCAAAGCTGATTTTAGGGCAGTCAAGCATCTCCTTCGATACCTCAAAGGAATTATAAATTACGAACTCCAGCAAACTTCTCAAAGTGCTTTCAATCTTTATGCTTTTTCTGACTCTGATTGGGCAGGTTGTTCAACGACTAGAAGAAGCACAACTGGATTTTCTGTCTATCTTAGTGGCAATTGCATTTCATAAAGTTCAAGGAAACAGCACACTGTATCTTGATCCAGCACTGAAAGGCGCTCTATTGCCACAACTGCTATAGAACTCACTTGGATTAGGCACATCTTACAAGAGATTGGTTCACAATTAGAGAAATCACCTACACTGCTCTGTGATATTAAGAGTTCATTGCGATTAACAAAAGACCCCGTTTTTCATAGACGTACAAAGCATAAAGGACTTGATGTGCACTTTGTTCATGAGAAAGTTGTTCTAGGATTTCTTCATACTTGCCATGTTTCCACAAAACGGCAAGTTGCCTATTCCTTCACCAAACCTTTGGCCAAACGACAGTTCATCTTCTTACTAGACAAACTACGGGTGCAGTGTACGACACTGCCATGCTTGAGGGGGGGGGGAGATGTCAACCTAAACTGCCGCAACATACAATCCATAAATTTGACACCAATTTAGCATCTTGTACAGCTTTAGCGAGAGGCTTTCCGTTGGCAAGATTATTGCAaacaaataggaaagaatccAGCCACAGCATTAGCCCCTGCAGCTagtatgaagaaaatatttattccttttatatctttattatGTACGTATAAATAGACCGGTACAAATCctttaatagataaaaaaacaatgtaactttcaaaatttttgtatctcattttctttctaaattcATGCACTGTCGTATACATGCAGTATGCGCAGGATGTAGAAAGGTTTTGGCAGTCAATAATGCAGATTTGCAAAGCCATAATCGACATGACCACATTCATGGATGGACTGCCACAAGCATAACATACTTTTTTCACCCATGAATAATTCAGATTCCGAATTTCTAATGGTCTCAATTGGGCATGAATTTTCAATTGTCTGATGTCAATGAATGTGCAGACATGGggtattaaaaaattctggaaaatttttaaattagtgATGATTTTCTTATTAAGAAATTGTAGATACTTCAAGAACATGTCAGGCTGTCAGTAAATGATAATGCTACCCAAGATGTCATGGATTGAGATTGCCAAAATGTGCTGAAGCCATTGATTTGTCTCCTATCCCCAAACATCGGTGCACACGTTGCATGTGCCTTCCCATAATtggtagttttttttttaaatctaattcTATATTATTGTGGCAAACTTCTGTGTCCACCTCAATAAAAAGCCTTAATCCCGATCAATGAATCAGCCAATAATTAAAACGGTAAATTACTCATTCTATTATCTAATGTAACAAAACAAGTTTCTTATATATACGTTTaacatttgtttgatttttttaaaaatattttgaaatatatttcgTTCGAGTCCCTTATATAGGATGGGCAATTTTTTAAGAACTTAACTTATTGGGATAATTAATCTTTACTCGAAGAACTGAACCAAATCGATTTGGATTGGTTCatctctttctttatttttatttttttaaaattttcattcatttatcgattcaaaaatttctaaaccaAAACTAGAACTAGGATTCGAATCAAATTGGCCCAAATGGCGCAAAATACCTACTTTTGTCCAAATATCCAAATTGTACTATATAACACAGCTAAAGTAAAACGTTTTGGTAAAACTTTTGGATTTATCATAAGTAGATTTgtgaatatttttaacatttaaaatcattgaaaaaaggcaaaaaaaattacatatgcACAAATTTAGGTTAAAAATCTCGCGAGTACGACGACATCGGAcgcataaaataacaaattttatgcaATCCAAAGAGTCCTTCATCGAGCCCATAAAACATCGACCGCCCCAACCCAAACCATCCAACGCAGCAAAGGAACCACttgttgcaattttttttattttattcaaaatgctaaaaatttgattcaaagGGTCAATTTTGggaaattatttaatcaaattttgtcATTTGTGGAATCCAAGCTGTTTTTCACTTCATTTTAGCTAAATATTTGTCAAAAGTTAACCAAATTAAATgcaaattcacaaaaaaaaaaaacagtctTACGAAGGAAACCTTAATAGAATCACAATCTTCCACCCTGtcaaaaaaacttttttttttacccaaaaaaaacaaattgtaaGCTCTTTGACTTTGACATCAAAATGCAATAATgtgtaaattttctttaatttcaagaacCTCTTTGACAAAACTCGTGGTTGTGGAATGTCCATCATCCATGCCTAcaaaaataagtataaaataggaattatttttttttataaaatattcgatatgaaaaaaaaatacaattattgCTTGGATACTGATATTTAAAcagaaatatataattaactataaaattatataattttttttttacaaaatagaTCAAATAATCAGATAATACTATGATATCATACAACTTTTTAGTacattctattattattttgtcatttctttagtatttttcctaatttttttgaattataaattctttttcaataatatgCAAACACGGTGATGATCGAATGTGCTCCGTGGGTCCACGGCCCAAGTAGCTCAATTATTACATGCCACGCGTGCAATCACTATAAATTCACAAGGGcagacacttttttttttttttttttcagtagaAGGCATTATTAAaccatataatttaataatatatttattaaaaataataaaaaattatatatattatgtggATATCTCAGtaagttataaatttaaaaaatttaggtggagttttttttttcatttaaaatcagaccgtaatttatataaatttataaataaaattaaatgtctaaatttaaatatttttttctaaattactaaaataaagattaaatcttaaaaaattaaaaaattaatatttttatatttacgtccttataaattataaatattaaataaataataacatctaaagaacttaaataaaataatactttattataatcatGTCCAATTAAATAGAATCTTTATGatgtttcaaaatgaaaagtatttataaaaaattgtgaagataaataatgttaatttaaaaaaaatattattattctactactatattatcaaaaattataaaaataaataataatattaattattaaattttatttagataataattaaaattaattaattaaataaaaatattttaaaatataattttaataatattaattaaacattaattttaaaaaataaacttaataatttaattaattaaaattaaatcaattataaaaaaataatcatctccttaatataaacatattattaaataataagattcaataatatttttatataaaaaataaaaacgcccataataaaaatcttaataatatatatatatgaatcgAACTATAATACCATAGTAGCACTGTACCACAACTAGAATCTAGTTTTGGTGATTACTGTAGACTGAATCCAATAGTTGAATTCAACTGTAGTAACCACCGTATGCTGAATCTAATGACCCAATTCAACTGTAGTACCataattttatcgtatatatattttaagtccaaaacactaatttttaattagtttcagaatataatttaatttacttgttttcaCTAATTTGCTTACTTTAACTTTTATTCGATCATGATTTAGTTTTTCAAGGCCACTAAAAATTTCTCTtgaatttactaaataattacAACTTCTGGATTATTGCTAAATTTCCCAGATTCATTTCCTTAACTCTTTACAACTACATCGTTTCCACCACTTCTACCAAAACTTTCTGTCACAAGACAAcccaagaaaataaaaaggccGAAAGCCTCAGTCACTCTTGTCCACCAAATCACTGAGTCAACTCGCTAACTCACTCAAAACAAGTCCCGATAAAACAGTCACAATTCACAAATCATCCGCTTTAGACATATTAGAGAGCCGGCTCGGCCTCGGCTCAAAAGCGGCTCGGCGGCGTTGCTGGTGAGAAGAAGGCCTAATCAGAGCAGTCAATGCACGTTTGACCAATTCTCCTTCCACTCCTCCGATTCTCACGAGCGAATTCGTCATCGCTGATCTCCTATAATTCAGCCTACTACTTGAGTGATGCGAACACGACGCCGTCTTATGACTGTTGTAGCTGTTCGTCCTCTTATGCAGAGCGCACCGGAAGGAGCCAGGATGCGTAGTCGGCGAACACGCGCAGGTCCTCTTCGGGGCGTTGAACGATGCCGCATTGTTGCATTTACTTATCTGTCGCGTGTACGAGATCGAACGGCCAGGGGAGATCGGGCGGTTGTCGATTGAGAACCGGACAGACGGCGAGGATCGGTTATGACTGTGGGCGCGGTCATTGTGGTGGCCGTAGTACGGATTGGCACGTGTGGGTGAGGTGGCACGTGCGAAGAAAGTGGAGGAGGAGAAACTGGAAGAGGTAGAAGAGGCGAAAGAGGAAGACAGTGAGTTTCTGCGAAACGTGGCTAGATCTGAACCGTTGGATTTGTTTCTTGGTGAGGATGATATTGGCATTGTGATTATCAGAAGGAAGAAAATTGgagagatttttttatttctaatagaaaatattcttttagaGCGCCGTTTTGGGGCGTTATTTGGGCAAACCTAAGTGCTACGAAAGGAGGGTATTTATAGGTGGGGGAAAGGAGAGTGGGCGGATTGCAATTTTGTAGGATTTGAGTGGCGTTTTTGTGTGAGCGTTGCCGTTGGTTATGCGGATAAACTAGTAGCGGCTCGCGGGTTCGGATTTCGCTTTCGTgttttggaaaagaaaaactagGGGCTGACCGAGAATCACTTTTCACGCGCCAATGAGAGGGTGTAAAACACGGaggattttaatttaataaaaattgcaaTCGTTGctacatttttttcaaaataaattttgtaccTTAGAACAATGGATAATCATTTTTGTAAGGATTGCTGTTGAAGCCGGAAAAATGACCTCAATAGAtagaatatatttttagtgAAAAATCGATATAAACCGAACTTCAACATCAATctaaacttgaaatttttaacttgaaaactaaaaaaaaaaattattgggaTTTGTCAATGGAAATCCCGGTGAGAAATCTCATATGCCTAAATTAGATTTGGAGTATAttggataattaattaaaaaggaaataactCAAGCATATTAGCACTCAATGGGTTcaagtaaaatatataagatgaaataatgtaaattttcGTCTCATTCTTTATAATGAAAGATAGATTTTcccttttgtcattttttgtttatggtTGCTAATCCTTCAAAAGCAAATGGTGTTATTCCCCTTAAAAGTCACCCATCTTTGTAACTTGGATAGTTGATTTGCACGTAATAttctctttattattaatcaaacAGTATGTTAaaccaaaaagtaaataatttacattttgtaatttttgaataacccttatagtaaataaatacttaatttgTCAATAATAGTTGTTGTGAGAGACTCAATTATTCACCACAATcgcattttcaaaatatgttgcagtatgtttattatttattgttataattGGCTTTATCTTAATCATTTGGCAAGTGAAAGGCGCATCTAAcgtaaaaatatttaacttaATGTGAGCATGTGTAGACTTAGTATTAACTCCTATATctcctcaaaaaaaaaagtattaactcctattttataaaataattttttttttctaattttacaaTTCGAAACAAAATACTCGTCAATCGTAATTAACTGTATCCCACGCGCCATGATGTTACAATAATACCGTTTCCTTATAGAACAAGGTAAAGGGGTCCAGTATGAGTGGACCCCGTCCGGTTTAGGCTTTTTCGGAAAGCGGGAGGGCGCTCAAATCGGCGCCTGTTGGTCAAGAGAGCGCCACGTGTAAAGTAACTTAACAGTTGGATCTCTGGGTCTGGTCCAGTTTGAAACTAGCGTAGACAAGTCTTGCTTCTGGTCAACTGTCAGAATCTGCGGGTACTTCTTCTGTGCGATGAGTGATTTCATTTGACAAAATTACCCTTGAGATTTGtgtctttaattctttttgtcATTATCAGATCTTGGCTGGCAAGAACAAGTGAACTACAGTTCGGTGCTATTGACTGATTTACCCTCCAGATCTATCTCTAATTCTAATGTCACTGTCAAATTTTTGGTTGTAACAACCACTactgaaattcatttttcaattttgaaatgataAGCGGCTCCAAtctcatcatttttatttgaagtacAGATTTGATTTTCCGTTGCTCAGAATgattataatatgaatttgaatagataaagttgtttttaaaatttaaatgtcaaATAGAACATAAACGTACTAGACTTTTAATATAACTCAGctaataatatttcatgtgctctatgtgaaaataataatacacaaCGTCAAAATGATGacatgatataattaaattaataataagaaaaatgtaatACATTACATACACAAAAAACGCAACCAAGAGGAAGTGTTACTAAATGCAGCCCAACAGTAGCAAATAAGAGGttatgtaaaaaatatcaaacttATAATCTGAAACCTTAATTAAAAGCCTAACTGaaatgaaatcaatttttCATAAGAGAAGTAAATAAATCTTTCTAATTTAATCTCCAATCATTTCACGtttctcaaaatattattattattttttcataagcTCACGGTAATATCACacccaaataattaaaagaaaatagaagaagaACAGAACAAGAAAATCGAGAaacagttattattattattttttgaaaaggtAATTATGAAAAGTAAGCATAATGGTGGTGGCGACACAATAACGCCAcctcaaaatgaaaatagtcTACCCACGGGCCACGACCGATGATTAGCGAAGGCGACACGAGGACAGACCTTTCATGTAGGTGGGCCACTTCCGTAATTATCTCCAAAATGGGGCCCTTTTTAACAGATCCATTTCTTGGACGTTGGGCCGACggcttttatttaatttattaattatttttaatttgcagaTACAACGGTTTCCTAACGATAAACGTGACGGCGAGTTTCATAGATTTTTGGAAGTTTCTACGGTAACATGACACGGCACATTGTATTGAAAGCAAAAGAAgggtggggaaaaaaaaacaggaCACTTGGCGCCAGGTGTTGGATGGTTTATGGGCCGATTTGAACATGGGGCTGTCATTGATTTGGATTTTacgttaaataaaatagaaacgGTACAGATTCTCGCGATTACGTGCCGGCCACTGGTGAATTGGTGGCCAGCAGCTACAAATTGAAGATATGGTATCTGTGgttggtttattatttttcattttttttttctttttggtctcgcaataaattatttttttcctcattatcTTTTGAGAATTATAATTACATCAATTAAActcattaatatttattagttgGATCTCTCTATAAtgctgcatttttttttttacagaatcaataatataataaatgtacattttaagattttgatcaacaatttaaaatatttgtataaataaaaagatatagaTTCTTTAGAAATATtggttaatatttaaaaaaaactgcttaaaaaaagatttttataaattaaaataaaggaaaaaaagagttATATGAATCACCACCTCTCTTTATTCGCGTTGAATCCATAAgtatttctatttaatttgaattcatcaacttaattttaaggttactcttattaattaactaattatttatccacttaattaaaataatgatatagattaaaatatctaaatctTAGAGTCTAGACCAATCCCATTATGTAAGAAGATCACAcaacatcataaaaaattctcattaattactattattgaATTATGTAATATGTCTGTtagtacttttattttattttttaaaattttacactACAAATTTACTATATTATGGAGAAAATTCACTGACTTTGATCAACAATGAGAAcactctaaaaaaaattgttttcaaaataGGAAAATTTACTACAGGTAAATTGTTGACAAATTCATCTTAACAGACAATGAGAGGGACTTGAATCAGCAGTGAGGCCAGATATTATTTCAAAGACAGGAGAGCGATAAAAACTACAACCCCTGCTGCCGTTTTTGTTGTCCATATAttgtgaaaagaaataaaaaaaaatcaatatgtGAGCGgcaaaaatgataagagaggtgcccctttgttttttttttttgaagaggttgctatgttacagaatctgtaacataCACACCCAATGGGAAGAGCACACATGTCCtgaggagagagaaaaaattcaTACAAATGCAAGTAATGGGAGTTGGCTAAAGCTGGATCCGTAAGTTACAGAGTCTAGGTTTTATCtacgggtaatttttaaaaatctccccTGAGGATTGAggctgttgcaagtagatggtaaaaatcattttatttgtaaaaggcCTCCTACcattagttaaaattttcattgactaACTGTTGactagttaaaatttttattgactaactgttgattttgaaaagacaatattacccccaatatttacaattctaaatatttacaatttcataagtaattaaaacaaatattttcacCATGAtcaagttattgatatttccttaaaatcttaaaaaaataaaattacaaatcttaaaataattttttttaagtttgtaataaaattacaaatcttaattatttgatataaaaatataattttttaaagtttgtaataaaattacaaatcttaattatttgatataaaaatataattttttttaagtttgtaattttatttttttaaagattttaagaaaattttaactgaCGTAAACTATTATTgggggtaatattgtctttttaAAGTCAACAGTtagtcaatgaaaattttaactgaCGGTAAGAAgtcttttacaaataaaataattttcaccaTCCACTTACAACAGCTTCAAatctcaggggaggtttttaaaaattatccttttaTCTACAGGCGGTAATAATCATATGCTGTACGGCAGAAAGggtggcaaaaaaaaaaaaagggatttCATTGGCTAACACTGGACAAATTCATTGTGAGCCCTGAGCTGCAAGGTATTTGTCGTTTTGACAACGTTGTGTAAATTGTGCTTTTTACTGCATAAACAATTAATCATTCCAACTTCATCAAATTTCGATTTCATCAACTTTAGAGGAAAATTGTGCCTTTTACTGGTAATTAACTTCTCCAAATTCAATAGTGAAAAGCCATGTACATAGAACTTtccgtatatatatatatatagaaaccAACTTATAACTAGCCACCTTAGCTTTCTTGGATCTGTTCGTCCGGGAAATGGTGTCACATCTTTGCCTATCTTTTCAACCTTGAATTTGTCATGTGGCAGGCCGTCCTTCTCCTGCCATTAATGGCTTATATCTGGCGTCTTTCCAAGAGCTACTTGGatcaaaatcaatacaaaTGATTTGACATGGGGGGTAATCCATGACTCGCAGCTTGTTGTAGTGCTGTGTTTCGTAGTTTCAATGGCGCTTTCGAGGCAATTTTGCAATGCCTCTTGGCCACCAAACATGTTTTATGTTGAGATGTATGCGATTGTTCAGGTTATTGAGTTTGCAACTCCGAAGGGACGGGATTGTATTTGGTCAGAGAGTGCGACTCATCTTCAGCAGCCAGCTTCAACTTGTCTCATGAGCTCCAGCTTCAAGCAGCCATGGCAACTGCGCTTCAGATGGTTCAGTTGCTTGAGCTTAATTCGTGGTACGCATTTTACTTGTTTGCACAACTGCGCTTCAGATCTACTTGAGGATGCTTAAGGTCGGTCTTCTCCAAATATCACTTCAAATCAGtgattttatcatattttctcctcttttttcttaataaaatttcagtatgattcatatgaaaaaaaaaaaatatataatgcaTGTCATAACATTCACAAACCTTCTAATATTTCGCCTCTTGCATTGCATTATACCATAACaaaaagattttcttcaacGTAGGGAAATTGgctttatttacatttatttaaaaattaaaaaaaaaactgaaaatcaAGAATCGAGCCGTTCATTAGAgtgaatcaaaataaattgaacCGACAAAAGACTACCAGAGATGAATCTTCAGCACACCAAGTCTGAAGATACAAGATTTTTTGATAGCAggattaattataaaaagtttgaaacaattcgaaatttgtattaaataattatgaacCCTTACGGCAAAGACTAGTAACCAAGTAAATACATCACTACCTTGGAACAACTTCTGCAACTTTTGGATGCATGGTACGAAGaagaatacaaatataaaagcccaaaagttaaagaaaaaaaaaaagaggtagAAAACCTAATTGAATGCATGAACACATCCGCTGAGCACACATATAGGAGCAAAATCACTGATCAAATTTATGATTTGAGTCACTCCAAGAGTCTTGCAACAGGAATGAAATCGAGTCCCGCAATAGCTACATGATTCGCCActtgataaaaaattgaatctgcaCCTCTCAGAGTACCTTCAAACAATTAAGAACATGTTGAAGTAAAAAGTTATTAGGTGCAGACGTCTGCATGAAGGAAATTATTATAAAGGATTAATGCGAGAAAAAGTACGCACCagaaattaatcaaatgtGATCTCTGCTCAAGATTTGAAACAGGGAAGAAAAGCATTTCGAGTAACTTCATCCACCCATTCGAGCTGTTCCCACCATCTTCTGTCTCCATAAATAACAATGTTACGCTCTCTTGCGCTATTGGAATCAAGTGGAAGCTTTTTGAGCTTATAGCAATTCAAGAAACTCATCGATTTCAGATGTGGGAAGGGCAGGGGCTTCCAGTAAATGCTCTTCAAATTTATCATAGCAGTTAATTCAAGATTTTGGA
This window contains:
- the LOC102614091 gene encoding uncharacterized protein LOC102614091 — its product is MPISSSPRNKSNGSDLATFRRNSLSSSFASSTSSSFSSSTFFARATSPTRANPYYGHHNDRAHSHNRSSPSVRFSIDNRPISPGRSISYTRQISKCNNAASFNAPKRTCACSPTTHPGSFRCALHKRTNSYNSHKTASCSHHSSSRLNYRRSAMTNSLVRIGGVEGELVKRALTALIRPSSHQQRRRAAFEPRPSRLSNMSKADDL